Within Parus major isolate Abel unplaced genomic scaffold, Parus_major1.1 Scaffold449, whole genome shotgun sequence, the genomic segment GGCCAGAGTGGCCAGCGGCTGCGGGCCCAGCTGGCCACCGCGCGGGAcctgctgggccagctctgctcccccagcGTGCAGCACCTCTGCATGATCCTCGCCTCGCCCAGGTGCCTGCAACGGCCCCGAGCCGCCCCCAAATGGTCCTAAATAGCCCGAAACAGACCCTAAAATAGCCCCTAAACAGACCCTAAAATAGCCCTAAAATTGCCCTAAAATAGCCCTAAAATAGCCCTAAATAGACCCTAAAATAATCCTAAAATAGCCCTAAACAGACCCTAAAATAACCCTAAAATTGTCCTAAATAGACCCTAAAATAGCCCTAAACAGACCCtaaaataaccccaaaacaGACCCTAAAATAGCCCTAAAATAGCCCTAAAATATCCCCTAAAAAGCCCTAAACCAGCCCCAAAACAGCCCCAACAATGGGGGTTGTGCAGTGTGACCGAGGTGaccccgctgtccccaggccACCCCAGGCCACCCCAAGTGAccccgctgtccccaggtgaccccgctgtccccaggccaccccaggtgaccccaggtgaccccaggcCACCCCCGGTGaccccgctgtccccaggccaccccaggtgaccccactgtccccaggtAACCCCAACCCATGCAgggtgaccccaggtgacccGAGGCCACCCAGGCCACCCCCAGTGACCTCCGGTgaccccactgtccccaggccaCCCCTGGCcaccccaggtgaccccaggcCACCCGAGGCCACCCCTGGTGACCCACGGTGACCCACGGTgaccccactgtccccaggtgaccccactgtccccaggccaCCCCAGGCCACCCGAGGCCACCCCCGGTGACCCGCGGTGACCCACGGTgaccccactgtccccaggtgaccccactgtccccaggccaCCCCAGGCCACCCGAGGCCACCCCCGGTgaccctcctgtccccaggccaCCCCAGGCcaccccaggtgaccccaggcCACCCGAGGCCACCCGAGGCCACCCCCGGTGACCCGCGGTggccccgctgtccccaggTACGTGGAGCGGGTGACGGCGCTGCTGcggcagaagctgctgcagtccgagctgctgctggccaaacGCGACGCGCTGGCCCAGCGGCGCCAGCAGGCCCTGGCCGAGCAGGCGGCCCTGGAGcccaaactgcagcagctgcaggagaccACCAAGGAGCTGCGGGGGCTGGTGAGGgacccccaaaaatcccccccGAAAAAAGGAGCCGAGCCCCCCTCCCCGCGCTGAGCCCCCCCCATCCCGCTCTCGTTGCAGATCGAGGCCGACATCTCCAAGCGCTACGGGGGGCGCCCGGTGAACCTGATGGGGATCAACCTGTGACCCCCCGAGGGTCCCCGAGGGTCCCCAGGGGGTCCCCAGGGGGGTCCNNNNNNNNNNNNNNNNNNNNNNNNNNNNNNNNNNNNNNNNNNNNNNNNNNNNNNNNNNNNNNNNNNNNNNNNNNNNNNNNNNNNNNNNNNNNNNNNNNNNNNNNNNNNNNNNNNNNNNNNNNNNNNNNNNNNNNNNNNNNNNNNNNNNNNNNNNNNNNNNNNNNNNNNNNNNNNNNNNNNNNNNNNNNNNNNNNNNNNNNNNNNNNNNNNNNNNNNNNNNNNNNNNNNNNNNNNNNNNNNNNNNNNNNNNNNNNNNNNNNNNNNNNNNNNNNNNNNNNNNNNNNNNNNNNNNNNNNNNNNNNNNNNNNNNNNNNNNNNNNNNNNNNNNNNNNNNNNNNNNNNNNNNNNNNNNNNNNNNNNNNNNNNNNNNNNNNNNNNNNNNNNNNNNNNNNNNNNNNNNNNNNNNNNNNNNNNNNNNNNNNNNNNNNNNNNNNNNNNNNNNNNNNNNNNNNNNNNNNNNNNNNNNNNNNNNNNNNNNNNNNNNNNNNNNNNNNNNNNNNNNNNNNNNNNNNNNNNNNNNNNNNNNNNNNNNNNNNNNNNNNNNNNNNNNNNNNNNNNNNNNNNNNNNNNNNNNNNNNNNNNNNNNNNNNNCATCGTCACCGCAGCGAAGGCACCCGCGGGGGGAGCGTGCACGGAGGGGACAAGGacagaagggagagaaggacaAAGGGACAGAAGGACAAAGGGACAGAAGGGACAGAAGGGACCTGCAGTCACAGCCCCCCAAAGCCCCGCAGTGTCCCCGTGCCCCGCTCGTGTCCCGGCCGTGCGGTGACTGTCACCAGCCCTGCCGCAGACAAAGGGATGGGACAGGACCGGGAATGGGGACCCCGGCGGTGTCACCTCCCCCCCTCCGCggctcctcctcccctccccccgcccctcccGGGCCGGCTGCTGCTCCATCTCACCTCTCAGGGAGAGATTTAATTAGCAATTAATGTCCCTCCATCTGTCCCAGCCCCGTCCCCGCGTCCCCGCTGCCGCCCGTGACAGCGCCGCTCGCTCCATTAGCGCCGGGAGCCGCGGCGGCCCCGCCAGCTGCGGGGCGGCTCTGGGCCCCCTCCCGCTGTCCCCAactgtccccaagtgtccccaggtgtccccagctgtccccaagtgtccccagcCGCGGGCACCCCCGCGCCGCCCGGCCCTGCCCGTCTGTCCgtccatccatcatccatccctgtgtccctgcagctctcctggagttGTTTCCCGCATCCCCTTGTCCGTCGCTCTGTCCATCCTTCTGTCCATCCCTCCGTCCATCCCTCcgtccatctgtccatccctccgtccatctgtccatccctgcatccctccctgcttcccccTGTCCATCCCTCCGTCCCTGGATCTTTCCTCTCACCCTTCATctctctgtccctccctccatccatccctgcaccTTTCCCGCATCCCTCCGTCCATCCCTCTGTCCATCCCTCTGTCCATCCCTCCGTCCATCCCTCTGTCCATCCCTCTGTCCATCCCTCCGTccatccctctccccatccctctccccatccctctgtccaTCCTTCTGTCCATCCCTCCGTCCATCCCTCCGTCCATCCCTCTGTCCATCCCTTCCCCCGCTCTCTCCCCACCTTCCTCCTCGCATCCCgaacccccaaacccctctcctccccctctccatcccctctcAGCCAATTTTTTTCGGACCAAGCAGCCGCTGCCGGGGTCCCCAGCGGGGTGGGGACAACAGAGGGACCCCCCGAGCCCCCCCAGATCCACTCCCGCTCTTTCCCCGGGGCAGACGCCGCAGCTGCTCCGCGGATTCCGAATTTCCTCGTTAAATCCGGGCTGGACGGGGCCGCAGCTGCCGCAGCGCGCCCGGGGACCGATGTGTCACCCGGGAACCNNNNNNNNNNNNNNNNNNNNNNNNNNNNNNNNNNNNNNNNNNNNNNNNNNNNNNNNNNNNNNNNNNNNNNNNNNNNNNNNNNNNNNNNNNNNNNNNNNNNNNNNNNNNNNNNNNNNNNNNNNNNNNNNNNNNNNNNNNNNNNNNNNNNNNNNNNNNNNNNNNNNNNNNNNNNNNNNNNNNNNNNNNNNNNNNNNNNNNNNNNNNNNNNNNNNNNNNNNNNNNNNNNNNNNNNNNNNNNNNNNNNNNNNNNNNNNNNNNNNNNNNNNNNNNNNNNNNNNNNNNNNNNNNNNNNNNNNNNNNNNNNNNNNNNNNNNNNNNNNNNNNNNNNNNNNNNNNNNNNNNNNNNNNNNNNNNNNNNNNNNNNNNNNNNNNNNNNNNNNNNNNNNNNNNNNNNNNNNNNNNNNNNNNNNNNNNNNNNNNNNNNNNNNNNNNNNNNNNNNNNNNNNNNNNNNNNNNNNNNNNNNNNNNNNNNNNNNNNNNNNNNNNNNNNNNNNNNNNNNNNNNNNNNNNNNNNNNNNNNNNNNNNNNNNNNNNNNNNNNNNNNNNNNNNNNNNNNNNNNNNNNNNNNNNNNNNNNNNNNNNNNNNNNNNNNNNNNNNNNNNNNNNNNNNNNNNNNNNNNNNNNNNNNNNNNNNNNNNNNNNNNNNNNNNNNNNNNNNNNNNNNNNNNNNNNNNNNNNNNNNNNNNNNNNNNNNNNNNNNNNNNNNNNNNNNNNNNNNNNNNNNNNNNNNNNNNNNNNNNNNNNNNNNNNNNNNNNNNNNNNNNNNNNNNNNNNNNNNNNNNNNNNNNNNNNNNNNNNNNNNNNNNNNNNNNNNNNNNNNNNNNNNNNNNNNNNNNNNNNNNNNNNNNNNNNNNNNNNNNNNNNNNNNNNNNNNNNNNNNNNNNNNNNNNNNNNNNNNNNNNNNNNNNNNNNNNNNNNNNNNNNNNNNNNNNNNNNNNNNNNNNNNNNNNNNNNNNNNNNNNNNNNNNNNNNNNNNNNNNNNNNNNNNNNNNNNNNNNNNNNNNNNNNNNNNNNNNNNNNNNNNNNNNNNNNNNNNNNNNNNNNNNNNNNNNNNNNNNNNNNNNNNNNNNNNNNNNNNNNNNNNNNNNNNNNNNNNNNNNNNNNNNNNNNNNNNNNNNNNNNNNNNNNNNNNNNNNNNNNNNNNNNNNNNNNNNNNNNNNNNNNNNNNNNNNNNNNNNNNNNNNNNNNNNNNNNNNNNNNNNNNNNNNNNNNNNNNNNNNNNNNNNNNNNNNNNNNNNNNNNNNNNNNNNNNNNNNNNNNNNNNNNNNNNNNNNNNNNNNNNNNNNNNNNNNNNNNNNNNNNNNNNNNNNNNNNNNNNNNNNNNNNNNNNNNNNNNNNNNNNNNNNNNNNNNNNNNNNNNNNNNNNNNNNNNNNNNNNNNNNNNNNNNNNNNNNNNNNNNNNNNNNNNNNNNNNNNNNNNNNNNNNNNNNNNNNNNNNNNNNNNNNNNNNNNNNNNNNNNNNNNNNNNNNNNNNNNNNNNNNNNNNNNNNNNNNNNNGGTCAGGAAGGGGCGTCGCGCGCCGCCCCAAAGCCGCCGGCAGGTGGCGCTGCAGGACCGCGAATGCGCAACACGGGGCGGGGCAGAGGGCGGGGCTAAGCCCACAGGGGGCGTGACCATTCACCTTATTAGGGCTGGGCGTGTGCTAGAGGGCGGGGCTATGCAAATGAAGCCCGGCATCGCAAGGCGCGTCGGGAATGGAGCGGCGCGGGGGGAGAGGATTTTGGGGTCCCTCGGGGTTCAAAACCCAGGCGGGTGGGGGTTCCTAAAATGGGGGTGGTCTCAATTTGGGGTGGGGTCTGTTGGGTGAGGGGGTTCCCAAAAAGGGGTGGTCCCAGTTTGGGGTGGGGTCTGTAGGGTGAGGGGGTTCCCAAAAAGGGGTGATCCCAGTTTGGGGTGGGGTCTGTTGGGTGAGGGGGTTCCCAAAAAGGGGTGATCCCAGTTTGGGGTGGGGTCTGTAGGTTTGGGGTGGGGTCTGTAGGTTTGGGTACCCAAAAAGGGGTGGTCCCAATTTGGGGTGGGGTCTGTAGGTTTGGGGCTCCCAAAAACGACTGACCCCAATGTTGGGGTGTCCTTAGGCTTGATTGTCCCAAGGTTGGGGGGTCTTTTGGGAACATCCATGGGGTCCGTGGGGAATGGGGTGTCCCATGGAAATAATCACTCCAGAAAGATTGGGATTGATCCAAAACCAACCccataaaaatcccaaataaaccCCAGCAAGGAGGGAAAGAGCCGGGTCCACCCCGACACCGGATTGAGCAGGAAAATCTTTAATTGTGGCCAGAACGAGTGGGAAGGACAAAACCTCATTAGGGCCTAATTAATCCCTGGATATTATCAGCAGTGGGGGTGGATCCCAGACCTGGAAAGGGATTCATCCCAAATAATCCCAGCCCCTCCATTCCCTGCTTCCAGGGAATCCCAGCTCATTCCCTGacctctcccagcctggaatTTTCCAGTGATTCGCCCAAATCTTCCCTCCTTTCATTTTTGGGGTTGCAGCGTTTTCCTGGggggagcaaaaaaaaaatggggaagggGCTCCTGGATTGATCCCAAACAATCCCAGTCCCTGCTCCCATTCCCTGACCTCTCCCAGTCTGGAATTTTCCGCTGATCCACCCAAATCTTgccttgtttattttaatattgggGGCTGGAGAGTTTTCctggggggagaaaaaatgGGGAAGGGGCTCCGTGTCCCCCTCAGTGGCACGAGGTGGGCACGGGGACAGGGCCAGCTGTCCCCAAATGCTCCTGGGGGACACTAAAAATATCCCAGGAGGGACAGCCGGGCTCggattcccagctggaaacGGCCCAGGGCCCTGGGGAGGCAcgggaggggtttgggggggcTGCCAGACACCCCCTTTTCCCTGGAGGGGACATTCAGGGTGGAAAACACCCCCAAATCTCCAACCTGAGGGGGTGAGACCCCCCAAAATCCAACCCAGGGGGGGTTAGGGTGGAAAACACTCCCAAAATCCAACCCAGGGGGTGGAAATCACCCCCAAATCTCCATCTCAGGGGGGTTTAGGGGGGAAAACACCTCAAAAATTCTACCCAGGGTGGGTTTAGGGTGGAAATCACCCCCAAATCTCCATCCCGGTGGGATTTAGGTGGAAAAAAACTCCTAAATCCAACTCAAGAAGGGTTTAGGGTGGGCAAGACCCCCAGAATTCAACCCAGGATGGGTTTAGGGTGGAAAACACCCCCAAAATTCTACCCAGAATGGGTTTAGGGTGGAAGAACCCCCAAATCTCCATCCCAGGGGGATTTAGGGTGGGAAGAAAACCCCTAAATCCAACCCAAGGAGGGTTTAGGGTGGAAAACACCAATAAAATCCAACCCAGGGAGGGTTTAAGGTGGAAAATACCCCCCAAATCCAATCAGGGAGCgcctggggagggcaggaccCAAAATCTCCATGATCCAGGAGCACTTCCAGCCTCCCAAACAGCTTCCCTTGTCTCCCTGGACTCATCCCTGCCTCTCTGGATCCCTCcaggttttttgggggggacaCAAAGAGCCTGGAAAACCCTGGGAAAACCTGCCCGACCTCACCCTGGCGCGATCCCACGCCGGTTTTTCcatggtttgtttttccccttggatGAAGCATTGTCTGTGGCATCCTGTTTGTCCTGGCAGGTTTCTGGGGCAGGGAAGAGGTGtctgggaagggcagcagcaggaatggcagGATCTGGGGTGGTGCTGCCCGCGCCTCCCACCTGCTGGCACGGATTTGGGGCAGGAATAGGGAGCAGGGGTGGGCAGGAATCCCACAGGAATCNNNNNNNNNNNNNNNNNNNNNNNNNNNNNNNNNNNNNNNNNNNNNNNNNNNNNNNNNNNNNNNNNNNNNNNNNNNNNNNNNNNNNNNNNNNNNNNNNNNNNNNNNNNNNNNNNNNNNNNNNNNNNNNNNNNNNNNNNNNNNNNNNNNNNNNNNNNNNNNNNNNNNNNNNNNNNNNNNNNNNNNNNNNNNNNNNNNNNNNNNNNNNNNNNNNNNNNNNNNNNNNNNNNNNNNNNNNNNNNNNNNNNNNNNNNNNNNNNNNNNNNNNNNNNNNNNNNNNNNNNNNNNNNNNNNNNNNNNNNNNNNNNNNNNNNNNNNNNNNNNNNNNNNNNNNNNNNNNNNNNNNNNNNNNNNNNNNNNNNNNNNNNNNNNNNNNNNNNNNNNNNNNNNNNNNNNNNNNNNNNNNNNNNNNNNNNNNNNNNNNNNNNNNNNNNNNNNNNNNNNNNNNNNNNNNNNNNNNNNNNNNNNNNNNNNNNNNNNNNNNNNNNNNNNNNNNNNNNNNNNNNNNNNNNNNNNNNNNNNNNNNNNNNNNNNNNNNNNNNNNNNNNNNNNNNNNNNNNNNNNNNNNNNNNNNNNNNNNNNNNNNNNNNNNNNNNNNNNNNNNNNNNNNNNNNNNNNNNNNNNNNNNNNNNNNNNNNNNNNNNNNNNNNNNNNNNNNNNNNNNNNNNNNNNNNNNNNNNNNNNNNNNNNNNNNNNNNNNNNNNNNNNNNNNNNNNNNNNNNNNNNNNNNNNNNNNNNNNNNNNNNNNNNNNNNNNNNNNNNNNNNNNNNNNNNNNNNNNNNNNNNNNNNNNNNNNNNNNNNNNNNNNNNNNNNNNNNNNNNNNNNNNNNNNNNNNNNNNNNNNNNNNNNNNNNNNNNNNNNNNNNNNNNNNNNNNNNNNNNNNNNNNNNNNNNNNNNNNNNNNNNNNNNNNNNNNNNNNNNNNNNNNNNNNNNNNNNNNNNNNNNNNNNNNNNNNNNNNNNNNNNNNNNNNNNNNNNNNNNNNNNNNNNNNNNNNNNNNNNNNNNNNNNNNNNNNNNNNNNNNNNNNNNNNNNNNNNNNNNNNNNNNNNNNNNNNNNNNNNNNNNNNNNNNNNNNNNNNNNNNNNNNNNNNNNNNNNNNNNNNNNNNNNNNNNNNNNNNNNNNNNNNNNNNNNNNNNNNNNNNNNNNNNNNNNNNNNNNNNNNNNNNNNNNNNNNNNNNNNNNNNNNNNNNNNNNNNNNNNNNNNNNNNNNNNNNNNNNNNNNNNNNNNNNNNNNNNNNNNNNNNNNNNNNNNNNNNNNNNNNNNNNNNNNNNNNNNNNNNNNNNNNNNNNNNNNNNNNNNNNNNNNNNNNNNNNNNNNNNNNNNNNNNNNNNNNNNNNNNNNNNNNNNNNNNNNNNNNNNNNNNNNNNNNNNNNNNNNNNNNNNNNNNNNNNNNNNNNNNNNNNNNNNNNNNNNNNNNNNNNNNNNNNNNNNNNNNNNNNNNNNNNNNNNNNNNNNNNNNNNNNNNNNNNNNNNNNNNNNNNNNNNNNNNNNNNNNNNNNNNNNNNNNNNNNNNNNNNNNNNNNNNNNNNNNNNNNNNNNNNNNNNNNNNNNNNNNNNNNNNNNNNNNNNNNNNNNNNNNNNNNNNNNNNNNNNNNNNNNNNNNNNNNNNNNNNNNNNNNNNNNNNNNNNNNNNNNNNNNNNNNNNNNNNNNNNNNNNNNNNNNNNNNNNNNNNNNNNNNNNNNNNNNNNNNNNNNNNNNNNNNNNNNNNNNNNNNNNNNNNNNNNNNNNNNNNNNNNNNNNNNNNNNNNNNNNNNNNNNNNNNNNNNNNNNNNNNNNNNNNNNNNNNNNNNNNNNNNNNNNNNNNNNNNNNNNNNNNNNNNNNNNNNNNNNNNNNNNNNNNNNNNNNNNNNNNNNNNNNNNNNNNNNNNNNNNNNNNNNNNNNNNNNNNNNNNNNNNNNNNNNNNNNNNNNNNNNNNNNNNNNNNNNNNNNNNNNNNNNNNNNNNNNNNNNNNNNNNNNNGGGGACTTAAAGGGCCCCGGGAACGGGGAGCGCACGTGGCCCCCATTGGggaccccccaaaaaaaaaccgGGGACCCCAAAACCTCCTTTGGGGCCCCCCCCAAACCTCCTCGGGGAACCGCAAGCTCCAGCCCAGGGGCTCGGCAGCTTCTCCGCGCACAGCGGGAGCCGCCCCGGCGGCGCTGGGGGAGGTGGGAGCGGGGCGGGCCCGGGAGCATTCCCGGTATTTTATGGAAAACCCCTGGAGCCCGGCTGGAAACGGCGCCgagcagggaaaacagagcCGGATTCCTTCAGCCAGCGGGA encodes:
- the CDK5RAP3 gene encoding CDK5 regulatory subunit-associated protein 3 produces the protein MILASPRYVERVTALLRQKLLQSELLLAKRDALAQRRQQALAEQAALEPKLQQLQETTKELRGLIEADISKRYGGRPVNLMGINL